Proteins co-encoded in one Thermomicrobiales bacterium genomic window:
- a CDS encoding heavy metal translocating P-type ATPase translates to MTVAQPSDVARFTLSSLLDPEVADCDSCLGRLTVRLREVSGVSSAELESGGAVALAYDPAVTTPLLLEGAVRAEGQALATTFTHEVWPIEGMDCADCARNIERGVVRMTGVANAAVNFAGARLAVEYAAAETSRDAIARTVSSMGYRLAEEGAAATAPPEGLLRRVLADRQDRLVLLGTVLVVAGLALSLVGAPEQASIAVWAVAAAVAGWPVARKGVATVRATHRLDINILMTIAVIGAAVLGQWLEAATVVVLFSLGEALERATMDRARHSIRSLMALAPAEAIVRHGDHEHRVPASEVSPGDIVIVRPGERLPVDGVVVAGASAINQAPVTGESIPVDVASGTSVFAGTINGQGVLDVRATRKSGDSTIARIIRMVEAAQAQRAPSQRFVDTFAMYYTPAVIAIAVAVALLPPLLAGGDWASWLYRALVLLVIACPCALVISTPVSIVAAISAAARGGVLIKGGAHLEAAGSLRALAFDKTGTLTVGRPRVITIEPFDGRAPDELLALAAAVERYSEHPLGTAIVNAAHDRGLPANGHIVTDVAATTGRGISAMVDGQPVRIGARELVSDDVAPEVERQLAALEEAGQTAVLVEVDGVLAGILGLADEVRPEARDAIAAIERAGIRETVMLTGDRPAVAYAIASQAGVDNVRASLLPGDKVAAVEELIERHGRVGMVGDGVNDAPALARATVGIAMGAAGTDTALETADIALMGDDLGKLAFTIRLSRSAKRVIAQNISFSLVIKVVFLLLAVGGAATLWEAVFADVGASLIVTLNGMRLLRMRDV, encoded by the coding sequence ATGACGGTTGCCCAACCCTCCGATGTCGCGCGGTTCACCCTCTCGAGCCTGCTCGATCCAGAGGTCGCCGACTGTGATTCCTGTCTCGGCCGGCTGACTGTCCGGCTGAGGGAGGTGAGCGGGGTTTCCTCCGCCGAGCTGGAATCCGGTGGGGCCGTCGCGCTGGCCTACGATCCGGCAGTAACGACGCCGCTGCTGCTGGAGGGCGCGGTCCGCGCCGAGGGCCAGGCGCTCGCGACGACGTTCACCCACGAAGTCTGGCCGATCGAAGGGATGGACTGCGCCGACTGCGCTCGCAATATCGAGCGTGGCGTCGTCCGCATGACTGGTGTCGCAAATGCCGCAGTGAACTTTGCCGGCGCCCGGCTGGCGGTCGAGTACGCCGCTGCCGAGACGAGCCGCGATGCGATCGCGCGGACGGTTTCGTCGATGGGCTATCGGCTGGCCGAGGAGGGCGCCGCGGCCACAGCGCCGCCGGAGGGCCTGCTGCGCCGCGTGCTGGCGGATCGCCAGGACCGGCTGGTGCTGCTCGGGACGGTGCTGGTGGTGGCCGGCCTTGCCCTCTCGCTGGTCGGCGCTCCCGAGCAGGCGTCGATCGCTGTCTGGGCTGTGGCGGCCGCGGTGGCTGGCTGGCCGGTGGCCCGCAAGGGTGTCGCGACCGTTCGCGCTACCCACCGGCTGGACATCAACATACTGATGACGATTGCCGTGATCGGCGCGGCCGTGCTCGGCCAGTGGCTGGAGGCCGCGACGGTCGTCGTCCTCTTCTCGCTCGGCGAGGCGCTCGAGCGAGCGACGATGGACCGCGCCCGCCACTCGATTCGCTCGCTGATGGCGTTGGCCCCGGCCGAGGCGATCGTCCGCCACGGTGATCACGAGCACCGCGTCCCGGCTAGCGAGGTCTCGCCCGGCGATATCGTCATTGTCCGGCCTGGCGAGCGTCTGCCGGTCGATGGCGTCGTTGTCGCTGGCGCGTCGGCCATCAATCAGGCGCCGGTCACCGGCGAGAGCATCCCGGTCGATGTCGCGTCGGGGACATCCGTCTTCGCCGGAACGATCAATGGCCAGGGCGTGCTGGATGTCCGCGCTACTCGCAAGTCCGGCGACTCGACCATTGCCCGGATCATCCGGATGGTCGAGGCGGCGCAGGCCCAGCGCGCCCCGTCGCAACGGTTCGTCGACACATTCGCGATGTATTACACCCCGGCAGTTATTGCTATCGCGGTCGCCGTCGCGCTGTTGCCGCCGCTTCTGGCTGGTGGCGACTGGGCCAGCTGGCTGTATCGCGCGCTCGTTCTCCTGGTGATTGCCTGCCCGTGCGCGCTTGTCATCTCGACCCCGGTTTCGATCGTTGCCGCGATCTCGGCTGCGGCGCGGGGTGGTGTTCTGATCAAGGGTGGCGCCCATCTGGAGGCGGCCGGCTCGCTTCGCGCGCTGGCGTTTGACAAGACCGGCACCCTCACCGTTGGCCGGCCGCGCGTCATCACGATCGAGCCATTCGATGGCCGTGCGCCGGACGAGCTCCTTGCCCTGGCCGCCGCCGTCGAGCGCTATTCGGAGCATCCCCTTGGGACGGCTATTGTCAACGCGGCCCACGATCGCGGGTTGCCGGCGAACGGTCACATCGTCACCGACGTCGCCGCCACCACTGGCCGTGGCATCTCGGCGATGGTCGATGGCCAGCCAGTCCGCATTGGCGCCCGCGAGCTGGTCTCCGACGACGTCGCTCCCGAGGTCGAGCGGCAACTGGCCGCGCTGGAGGAGGCCGGCCAGACAGCAGTGCTGGTCGAAGTCGATGGCGTCCTGGCCGGTATTCTCGGGCTGGCCGATGAGGTTCGCCCCGAGGCGCGCGACGCCATTGCGGCGATCGAGCGGGCCGGCATCCGCGAGACAGTGATGCTCACCGGCGACCGCCCGGCCGTCGCCTATGCGATCGCCAGTCAGGCTGGCGTTGACAACGTCCGGGCGAGCCTGCTGCCGGGTGATAAGGTCGCCGCCGTCGAGGAGCTGATCGAACGCCACGGCCGTGTCGGCATGGTCGGCGATGGCGTCAACGATGCCCCGGCGCTGGCTCGCGCGACGGTCGGCATCGCGATGGGCGCGGCCGGCACGGACACCGCGCTGGAAACCGCCGACATCGCTCTGATGGGTGACGACCTCGGCAAGCTCGCCTTCACCATCCGCCTCTCGCGCTCCGCGAAGCGGGTGATCGCCCAGAACATCAGCTTCTCGCTGGTGATCAAGGTTGTGTTCCTGCTGCTGGCGGTCGGCGGGGCGGCGACACTCTGGGAAGCAGTGTTCGCCGACGTCGGCGCGTCGCTGATTGTCACCCTCAACGGCATGCGCCTCCTGCGTATGCGCGACGTCTAG
- a CDS encoding formate/nitrite transporter family protein: MSAQDARGHEPVSITVPTFDPYAPAEMARRVELAGVTKAGLDVLSLLTLAVLAGAFIALGAQLATVVGVDSTLGFGPTRLLVGVAFSLGLILVVIAGAELFTGNTLIVMAWLGRQVSARRLLRNWSLAYLGNFIGALGTVALVYLAGQWALGGNKVGAAALSTANAKVQLSFGEAIARGILCNTLVNLAVWLCFSARSNVDKVVAIVPAIAGFVASGFEHSVANMYFVPLGILLRDRPAVVEAAGLQPDALSNLTWSGFLWNNLLPVTIGNIIGGGLLVAAVYWLVYLRPKGWGGEG, translated from the coding sequence ATGTCCGCCCAGGACGCGCGAGGTCACGAGCCGGTCAGCATCACTGTCCCGACATTCGATCCCTACGCGCCGGCCGAGATGGCCCGTCGCGTCGAGCTTGCCGGGGTTACCAAAGCCGGGCTGGATGTGCTCAGCCTGCTGACGCTGGCAGTGCTAGCCGGCGCGTTCATCGCGCTCGGCGCGCAACTGGCGACGGTCGTCGGGGTGGATTCGACGCTCGGCTTCGGCCCGACGCGTCTGCTGGTCGGAGTCGCCTTCTCGCTGGGCCTGATCCTGGTCGTCATCGCCGGGGCGGAGCTGTTCACTGGCAATACGTTGATCGTGATGGCCTGGCTGGGCCGGCAGGTCAGCGCGCGCAGGCTGCTGCGCAACTGGAGCCTCGCCTATCTCGGCAACTTCATCGGCGCGCTCGGCACTGTCGCGCTCGTCTATCTCGCCGGCCAGTGGGCGCTGGGTGGAAACAAGGTCGGCGCGGCGGCCCTCTCCACCGCTAATGCCAAAGTCCAGCTATCGTTTGGCGAGGCGATCGCCCGCGGCATCCTCTGCAACACGCTGGTCAACCTGGCTGTCTGGCTTTGCTTCAGCGCCCGCAGCAACGTCGACAAGGTCGTCGCGATCGTCCCCGCAATTGCCGGGTTCGTTGCGTCCGGCTTCGAGCACAGCGTCGCCAACATGTACTTTGTCCCGCTCGGTATCCTGCTGCGCGATCGTCCGGCTGTCGTCGAGGCGGCCGGCCTTCAACCAGACGCTCTCTCCAATCTGACCTGGAGCGGCTTCCTCTGGAACAACCTGCTCCCGGTCACGATCGGCAACATCATCGGAGGCGGCTTGCTCGTCGCGGCGGTCTACTGGCTCGTCTATCTGCGGCCGAAGGGGTGGGGGGGTGAGGGATGA
- a CDS encoding carbon-nitrogen hydrolase family protein, translating to MSDTMRVGLAQMNTQSDKEANLRRAEELIDEAAARGARLVVLPEYVSFLGPREQHEEVAEPIPGPTTERFAAKARQHGIWLHGGSIHERSDTPGMYYNTSVVFDPSGEIIATYRKIHLFDIDLTGNVTANESSTILPGDEVVTVDIDGHTVGLSICYDLRFPELYRQLALAGAEVLLVPAAFTMFTGKDHWHVLLRARAIENQTWVLAPGQFGAHELNAQCYGHSVIIDPWGTVVADAPNGEGVIVADLDFDALRKIRAQLPSLANRRPSAYREPATVGS from the coding sequence ATGAGCGACACGATGCGGGTCGGGTTGGCGCAGATGAACACCCAGTCCGACAAGGAGGCAAATCTGCGGCGGGCGGAGGAGCTGATCGACGAGGCAGCGGCGCGAGGAGCGCGGCTCGTCGTCCTGCCGGAGTACGTCAGCTTCCTCGGGCCGCGCGAGCAGCACGAAGAGGTCGCCGAGCCGATCCCTGGCCCGACGACCGAACGCTTCGCGGCGAAGGCGCGCCAGCACGGCATCTGGCTGCACGGCGGCTCAATCCATGAACGCTCCGACACGCCGGGGATGTACTACAACACGTCGGTGGTCTTCGACCCGAGCGGCGAGATCATCGCGACCTATCGGAAGATCCACCTGTTCGACATCGACCTGACCGGCAACGTGACGGCCAACGAGTCGTCGACGATCCTGCCGGGCGACGAGGTGGTGACGGTCGATATCGATGGCCACACAGTCGGGCTGTCGATCTGCTACGACCTGCGCTTCCCGGAGCTCTATCGCCAACTGGCGCTGGCCGGCGCGGAGGTACTGCTGGTCCCGGCGGCGTTCACGATGTTCACCGGCAAGGATCACTGGCACGTCCTGCTCCGGGCACGGGCGATCGAGAACCAGACCTGGGTGCTTGCGCCGGGGCAGTTCGGCGCGCACGAGCTAAACGCGCAGTGCTACGGCCACAGCGTCATCATCGATCCGTGGGGCACGGTCGTCGCCGACGCGCCGAACGGCGAGGGGGTCATCGTCGCCGACCTCGACTTCGACGCGCTGCGGAAGATCCGCGCCCAACTCCCGTCGCTGGCCAACCGACGGCCCTCCGCCTACCGCGAACCCGCGACGGTCGGATCGTAG
- a CDS encoding RraA family protein → MIVINERIEPDVPAELLDRLREIPPATIGHVLHFGFMDPALRPTGRRGFIVCGPALTVRAMAIDSSVVHKAIDMARPGDVLVIDRNGDEKHACWGEMTSLAAHVKGLAATVVDGPLTDIVEIEDLGYLVFSRGVSPITTRGLAQTGEINTIVQCGGVSVSPGDIILADDNGVLVIKPEQIAMLVEHCEPLARAEPEKRRRLRAGEPLVEISGANRKIAATLAAQRGH, encoded by the coding sequence ATGATCGTTATCAACGAGCGCATCGAGCCGGACGTGCCGGCCGAGCTGCTGGATCGTCTGCGCGAGATCCCGCCAGCCACGATCGGCCACGTCCTGCATTTCGGCTTCATGGACCCGGCGCTGCGGCCGACCGGCCGGCGCGGGTTCATTGTCTGCGGGCCGGCGCTCACCGTCAGGGCAATGGCAATCGACAGCTCGGTCGTCCATAAGGCGATCGACATGGCCCGGCCGGGCGACGTGCTGGTTATCGACCGCAACGGCGACGAGAAGCACGCGTGCTGGGGCGAGATGACCTCGCTGGCTGCCCACGTCAAGGGGCTGGCCGCGACGGTCGTCGATGGTCCGCTCACCGATATCGTCGAGATCGAGGATCTTGGCTACCTCGTCTTCAGTCGCGGTGTCTCGCCAATCACAACACGCGGGCTGGCCCAGACCGGCGAGATCAACACCATCGTCCAGTGCGGTGGCGTCAGCGTCTCCCCCGGCGACATCATCCTGGCTGACGACAACGGCGTCCTCGTCATCAAGCCGGAGCAGATCGCGATGCTCGTCGAGCACTGCGAGCCGCTGGCCCGAGCCGAGCCAGAGAAGCGTCGTCGCCTGCGCGCGGGCGAGCCGCTGGTCGAAATCTCCGGCGCCAACCGCAAGATCGCCGCGACATTGGCGGCCCAACGCGGGCATTGA
- a CDS encoding creatininase family protein, translating to MLEHPWPAFDEIREKTDLIIVPSGAVEVYGTHLPVGTDTIVATHIARLVGERLGAPVLPALPVGFSRSLGDFPGTLSISTPTLIAYLREMTESVVDWGFRRFLFINSHRGNIGPVGEVAMALQDAHGARCAQVFWWDYVAALVKDVVETGAQANGHASEIGTSIMLHIAPELVVRDEIRDQTPAGPLPYADITQYKGMKARSETGVVGNPAVATAEKGAEIVSRGVERIVAFVRDEFGG from the coding sequence ATGCTCGAGCATCCCTGGCCGGCGTTCGATGAGATCCGCGAGAAGACCGACCTGATCATCGTCCCGAGTGGCGCGGTCGAGGTGTATGGGACGCACCTGCCGGTCGGGACGGACACGATCGTCGCGACCCATATCGCGCGGCTGGTTGGCGAGCGGCTGGGCGCGCCGGTGCTGCCTGCGCTGCCGGTCGGCTTCTCTCGCTCGCTGGGCGACTTCCCCGGCACGCTCAGCATCTCGACGCCGACGCTGATAGCGTATCTGCGCGAGATGACCGAGAGCGTTGTCGACTGGGGCTTCCGCCGCTTCCTCTTCATCAATAGCCACCGTGGCAACATCGGCCCGGTCGGCGAGGTGGCGATGGCGTTGCAGGATGCCCACGGCGCCCGCTGCGCACAGGTGTTCTGGTGGGACTACGTCGCCGCGCTGGTGAAGGATGTCGTCGAGACCGGCGCGCAGGCCAACGGGCATGCCTCCGAGATCGGCACGTCGATCATGCTCCACATCGCGCCAGAGCTGGTTGTCCGCGACGAGATCCGCGACCAGACTCCGGCCGGCCCGCTGCCATACGCCGACATCACCCAGTACAAAGGCATGAAGGCGCGCTCCGAGACCGGCGTCGTCGGCAACCCGGCCGTCGCGACGGCGGAGAAGGGGGCCGAGATCGTCAGCCGGGGAGTCGAGCGGATCGTCGCGTTCGTCCGCGATGAGTTCGGAGGCTGA
- a CDS encoding cold shock domain-containing protein, which translates to MPQGTIKTILPDKGFGFITPDGAPSRGSDVFFHQSALEDGFVGDLHEGQRVEFDVEPDPRHPDRSRATNVRLIEE; encoded by the coding sequence ATGCCACAAGGAACGATCAAGACAATCTTGCCCGACAAGGGGTTCGGGTTCATCACGCCGGATGGCGCGCCAAGTCGCGGTTCGGACGTCTTCTTCCATCAATCGGCTCTGGAGGATGGATTCGTCGGCGACCTTCACGAAGGGCAACGCGTCGAGTTCGACGTCGAGCCGGATCCGCGTCATCCCGATCGCAGCCGCGCGACGAACGTCAGGCTTATCGAGGAGTAA
- a CDS encoding FAD:protein FMN transferase, giving the protein MSAATIATRTVARHAFPAMGSTIELALAGEEDRDPASAWQLAEELAAEWERTFSRFRPDSELSRLNTAAGQPVAVSPRFYDAVAAALEGSRASGGLFDPTILPALVALGYDRDFRELDVTPESQPSGTSVVPSGSTSVNSQVGSPPVPCHPERAREGSLLMNTVKPGKRFPAEDRNGTGRRGLPIPWAGIGARLNRQRDIRYDTTPSSALPSDTDDARVPAPGVSGIVLDPTARTVWLPAGVTIDLGGIAKGLYADALAAMLADWPGGCVSAGGDLRVWGDGPTGDGWVVGVEHPGDPERDISRVRMHDEAAATSGTNRRSWRRGDAEAHHLIDPRTGTSADRSLWSVTVVGQTAGLAEVAATALFLSGGDPAALDGFAGRVGPALIVEHDGAVRTIDRREH; this is encoded by the coding sequence GTGAGCGCTGCGACGATCGCGACCCGCACAGTCGCGCGCCACGCCTTCCCGGCGATGGGATCGACGATCGAGCTGGCGCTGGCCGGCGAGGAAGACCGCGACCCGGCCAGCGCCTGGCAGCTGGCCGAGGAGCTGGCCGCCGAATGGGAGCGCACGTTCAGCCGCTTCCGACCCGATTCGGAGCTCTCGCGGCTCAACACGGCGGCCGGCCAGCCGGTCGCCGTCTCGCCGCGCTTCTACGATGCCGTTGCGGCGGCGCTGGAGGGCAGCCGGGCCAGCGGCGGGCTTTTTGACCCGACCATCCTGCCGGCTCTCGTCGCCCTCGGCTACGACCGCGACTTCCGCGAGCTTGACGTAACGCCGGAGTCACAGCCATCTGGCACATCGGTCGTTCCGAGTGGGTCGACGAGTGTGAACTCTCAGGTCGGTAGCCCCCCTGTGCCTTGTCATCCTGAGCGCGCACGCGAAGGATCTCTCCTGATGAATACAGTCAAACCCGGGAAGAGGTTCCCCGCTGAGGATCGGAATGGCACAGGGCGGAGAGGGCTGCCGATCCCGTGGGCTGGCATTGGCGCACGGCTGAATCGCCAGCGAGACATCCGATACGACACGACACCGTCCTCAGCATTGCCCTCGGATACCGACGACGCTCGCGTCCCCGCGCCAGGAGTGAGCGGGATCGTGCTCGATCCGACGGCGCGAACCGTCTGGCTGCCAGCCGGCGTCACGATCGACCTGGGCGGCATCGCCAAGGGTCTCTACGCCGATGCGCTGGCGGCGATGCTGGCCGATTGGCCGGGCGGCTGTGTCTCGGCCGGCGGCGATCTGCGCGTCTGGGGCGATGGGCCGACCGGCGACGGCTGGGTTGTCGGTGTCGAGCACCCCGGCGACCCTGAGCGCGACATCTCCCGCGTACGAATGCATGACGAGGCGGCAGCGACCTCCGGCACGAACCGCCGGTCGTGGCGGCGCGGGGACGCCGAGGCGCACCACTTGATCGACCCGCGAACTGGGACATCGGCCGACCGGTCACTGTGGTCGGTCACTGTGGTCGGACAGACTGCCGGCCTCGCCGAGGTCGCCGCAACGGCGCTCTTCCTGTCCGGCGGCGATCCTGCCGCGCTGGATGGGTTTGCCGGCCGCGTCGGCCCGGCCCTCATCGTCGAGCATGACGGGGCCGTCCGGACGATCGACCGAAGGGAGCATTGA
- a CDS encoding response regulator transcription factor — protein sequence MRILVVEDEQQLAGIIGQVLERERYDVDLAYDGLTGLDLALGGGYDAIVLDRMLPGIDGLAVCHQLREAGVGTPVLILSARRDMPERVEGLDAGADDYLGKPFGFAELLARVRALTRRVERPVLPPVLRAGKVALDPRTHQVFSGDEPVELSPREYALLELLLRNTGHVLSRDQILERVWGYDAEPEPNIVDLYIHYLRKKLNTRSLIHTVRGAGYTIRG from the coding sequence ATGCGGATACTGGTTGTCGAGGACGAACAGCAGCTGGCCGGGATCATCGGTCAGGTGCTGGAACGCGAGCGCTACGATGTCGACCTGGCCTACGATGGCCTGACCGGCCTCGACCTGGCCCTCGGCGGCGGCTACGACGCGATCGTCCTCGACCGGATGCTGCCCGGCATCGACGGGCTGGCGGTCTGCCACCAGCTCCGCGAAGCCGGAGTCGGCACGCCGGTCCTGATCCTCAGCGCCCGTCGCGACATGCCCGAGCGCGTCGAGGGACTGGATGCCGGCGCCGACGACTATCTCGGCAAGCCGTTTGGCTTCGCCGAGCTGCTGGCCCGCGTCCGCGCGCTGACCCGCCGGGTCGAACGGCCAGTCCTGCCGCCCGTCCTGCGCGCCGGCAAGGTCGCGCTCGACCCGCGCACCCATCAGGTCTTCTCCGGCGACGAGCCAGTCGAGCTGAGCCCGCGTGAGTACGCGCTGCTCGAGCTGCTGCTGCGCAACACTGGCCACGTCCTCAGCCGCGACCAGATCCTCGAGCGCGTCTGGGGCTATGACGCCGAGCCGGAGCCGAACATCGTCGACCTCTACATCCACTACCTGCGCAAGAAGCTCAACACCCGCTCCCTCATCCACACCGTCCGCGGCGCCGGCTATACGATTCGGGGATGA
- a CDS encoding ATP-binding protein, translated as MFSRVGRRLALLNALTVIVVIALAGTATFVLMRHSLDDEIDGGLKSQIEVVRDHPERWGIPKKDDDDKHAREVISSGDTLVFVVDRNGKIVSNPRGVDLAGLPVESAIESALSGRKDTRDVSVDGVRMRVMTYPLRDDDEVTGAVQAARSLSEHEAELALLRWMTLAGVGLGALVAVPAGLLLARRAMRPIDAAFQRQRAFVADASHELRTPLTLVRANAELALLDPDRPVAESASALESILVEVDRTDRLVDDLLLLARTDAGQLALDLAPADLGAVAAEAAESMRPLFDTRGVALRVVHEPAPPLPIDRERILQLARILLDNALSHTPSGGDVELRAGPSGRGATFTIRDTGAGIAPEHLPRVFDRFYRADPSRTRASGGVGLGLSIARAIAEAHGGHISITSTPGQGTSVTVGMRDEG; from the coding sequence ATGTTTAGCCGTGTCGGGCGGCGTCTGGCGCTGCTGAATGCGTTGACCGTGATCGTCGTGATCGCGCTGGCCGGGACGGCGACGTTCGTGCTGATGCGACACAGCCTCGACGATGAGATCGACGGCGGGCTGAAGAGCCAGATTGAGGTGGTCCGCGATCACCCCGAGCGATGGGGGATTCCGAAGAAGGACGACGACGACAAGCACGCCCGCGAGGTCATCAGCTCTGGTGACACGCTCGTCTTTGTCGTCGACCGCAACGGGAAGATCGTCTCCAACCCCCGTGGCGTCGATCTCGCCGGCCTGCCGGTCGAGTCAGCCATCGAGAGCGCGCTCTCCGGCAGGAAGGACACCCGCGACGTGAGCGTAGACGGCGTACGTATGCGGGTAATGACGTACCCGCTGCGCGACGACGACGAGGTGACCGGCGCGGTCCAGGCGGCGCGCAGTCTTAGTGAGCACGAGGCCGAGCTGGCGCTCTTACGCTGGATGACGCTGGCCGGCGTCGGGCTCGGCGCGTTGGTCGCCGTCCCGGCCGGCCTGCTGCTGGCCCGCCGGGCGATGCGCCCGATCGACGCCGCGTTCCAGCGCCAACGCGCGTTCGTCGCCGACGCCTCCCACGAGCTGCGCACCCCGCTCACCCTCGTTCGCGCCAACGCCGAGCTCGCGCTGCTCGATCCCGACCGCCCGGTCGCTGAATCCGCCTCGGCGCTGGAGAGCATCCTCGTCGAGGTCGATCGCACCGACCGGCTGGTCGACGATCTGCTGCTGCTGGCGCGTACGGACGCAGGGCAGCTGGCGCTCGATCTCGCCCCGGCCGACCTGGGCGCGGTCGCCGCCGAGGCTGCCGAGAGCATGCGACCCCTCTTCGATACACGGGGCGTCGCGCTGCGCGTCGTCCACGAGCCGGCCCCGCCGCTGCCGATCGACCGCGAGCGCATCCTCCAGCTCGCTCGCATCCTCCTCGATAACGCGCTGTCCCACACCCCGTCCGGCGGCGACGTCGAGCTGCGCGCCGGCCCGTCCGGCCGTGGCGCGACATTCACCATCCGCGACACCGGCGCTGGCATCGCCCCCGAGCACCTGCCGCGTGTCTTCGACCGCTTCTACCGCGCCGACCCGTCGCGCACCCGCGCCTCCGGCGGCGTCGGCCTCGGCCTCTCGATCGCCCGCGCCATCGCCGAAGCCCACGGCGGCCACATCTCCATCACCAGCACCCCCGGCCAGGGAACGAGCGTTACCGTCGGGATGAGGGATGAGGGATGA
- a CDS encoding aminotransferase class V-fold PLP-dependent enzyme translates to MGDGTALVTKDRFIGGDERAYLLTAGEGLAPASVLDATARYFADKAAGTPGRAAQEAVERECRAGLAALMGAQPDEIGLLGSSSEGVNAVYALVDWQPGDNAVVPVDALEFPSVILPALRRERDGIEIRRVPHEEWDIRPEEIAALVDDRTRLVFLSHVSYRTGTRIDLERAAALIRERNPRTIVAVDATQSLGVVPVPARACDFVVATTCKWLLGPHGVGVFFWNRERQPDAEPVGIGWYSVVDDLHFPYDLKPDASRFEMGGPNMLGIYTLNEGVRLLNKIGVAQIERHVLTLGGRLREQLDALGLPLMTPADPARRAGIVAWADPDCAATAARLAAQGIAVSGSSGRIRAAIHLYTTASEVDRLPQAMR, encoded by the coding sequence ATGGGTGACGGGACGGCGCTGGTGACGAAGGATCGATTCATCGGCGGGGACGAGCGAGCCTATCTGCTGACGGCCGGCGAGGGTCTGGCCCCGGCCAGCGTGCTGGACGCGACCGCGCGCTACTTCGCGGACAAGGCCGCCGGAACGCCCGGCCGCGCCGCCCAGGAGGCGGTCGAGCGCGAGTGCCGGGCCGGGCTGGCGGCGCTGATGGGCGCACAGCCGGACGAGATCGGGCTGCTCGGCAGCTCGTCGGAGGGCGTCAACGCTGTCTACGCGCTGGTGGACTGGCAGCCCGGCGATAACGCCGTCGTGCCGGTCGATGCGCTGGAGTTTCCGTCGGTGATCCTGCCGGCCCTGCGCCGCGAGCGCGACGGCATCGAGATCCGCCGCGTCCCGCACGAGGAGTGGGATATCCGGCCGGAGGAGATTGCCGCGCTGGTCGATGACCGCACCCGGCTGGTCTTCCTCTCGCACGTCTCCTACCGGACCGGCACGCGGATCGACCTGGAGCGCGCCGCCGCGCTGATCCGCGAGCGCAACCCGCGGACAATCGTCGCGGTGGATGCCACCCAGTCGCTGGGCGTCGTGCCCGTCCCGGCGCGCGCCTGCGACTTCGTGGTCGCGACGACCTGCAAGTGGCTACTTGGGCCGCACGGCGTCGGCGTCTTCTTCTGGAACCGCGAGCGCCAGCCGGACGCCGAGCCGGTCGGGATCGGCTGGTACAGCGTCGTCGACGACCTGCATTTCCCCTACGACCTGAAGCCGGACGCCAGCCGCTTTGAGATGGGCGGCCCGAATATGCTGGGCATCTACACGCTGAACGAGGGGGTGCGGCTGTTGAACAAGATCGGCGTCGCGCAGATCGAGCGCCACGTCCTCACGCTCGGCGGCCGCCTGCGCGAGCAGCTCGACGCGCTCGGTCTGCCGCTGATGACCCCAGCGGATCCCGCCCGGCGGGCCGGCATCGTCGCCTGGGCCGACCCCGACTGCGCCGCCACCGCCGCCCGTCTCGCCGCCCAGGGCATCGCCGTCTCCGGCAGCTCCGGCCGCATCCGCGCCGCCATCCACCTCTACACGACCGCCAGCGAAGTCGATCGCCTCCCCCAGGCCATGCGCTAG